From a single Oreochromis niloticus isolate F11D_XX linkage group LG3, O_niloticus_UMD_NMBU, whole genome shotgun sequence genomic region:
- the LOC109201539 gene encoding serine protease 48-like, with amino-acid sequence MALQQFVRCFIVVIIFLCKACSSRAVNSSSITGGHDAAAGSWPSYAAVVIVGFQFGASLINEQWVLTAASFIPLDTLTRWDPTVYLGGYSLSGKNPNEVNRTLEKIICHPEFDFKTLKNDICLLKLSAPVNFTDYIQPTCLASENSTYNNETSSWVIGLGYNNDGTFTKTLQEAKVPIMGNNECKEIFQGSYPKITENMICAGDKDSCLFTYGAPLMTKSRSVWLQSGVLSVSACGAVPSVFTRVSQYQKWINDTVTGTPPGFVTFTSPDGSSPPTTAPNV; translated from the exons ATGGCTCTCCAACAGTTTGTGCGCTGTTTCATTGTGGTGATCATTTTCTTATGcaaag caTGTAGCAGCAGGGCTGTGAACAGTAGCAGCATTACAGGAGGTCATGATGCAGCAGCAGGAAGCTGGCCCTCATATGCTGCTGTAGTTATAGTTGGATTTCAGTTTGGTGCGTCCTTAATCAACGAGCAGTGGGTGCTGACAGCTGCATCTTTCATTCCTCT TGACACATTGACACGGTGGGATCCAACAGTCTATTTGGGAGGCTACAGCCTGTCAGGTAAAAACCCAAATGAAGTGAATCGGACTCTGGAGAAGATTATCTGCCATCCTGAATTCGACTTTAAAACTCTCAAGAACGACATTTGTCTTCTGAAGCTGTCGGCTCCTGTGAATTTCACAGACTACATTCAGCCGACCTGCTTAGCCTCAGAAAACAGCACTTACAACAATGAGACCAGCAGCTGGGTCATCGGTTTGGGTTATAATA ATGATGGTACATTCACCAAAACCCTGCAGGAGGCCAAAGTACCAATCATGGGAAACAATGAGTGCAAAGAAATCTTTCAAGGGAGCTATCCCAAGATCACAGAGAACATGATCTGTGCTGGAGACAAGGATTCATGCCTG TTTACTTATGGAGCACCACTCATGACCAAAAGCAGATCAGTCTGGCTCCAGAGTGGAGTTCTGAGTGTCAGTGCATGTGGTGCAGTTCCTTCAGTGTTCACTCGTGTGTCCCAGTACCAGAAATGGATCAACGACACAGTTACAGGGACACCACCAGGCTTTGTTACCTTCACCTCCCCAGATGGTTCATCACCACCCACGACTGCCCCCAATGTGTGA